In Aliiroseovarius pelagivivens, a single window of DNA contains:
- a CDS encoding LysR family transcriptional regulator, translated as MQKSDLEILLAVVDHGSFSAAARVLGYTPSAVGKRVHLLEQRLRVPLLIRSTRRMSLTEAGQRYVEEARDILARMTALEEDIAEDESQLRGVIRMTCSAALGRLRVVPLVNDFMSQHPELEIELLISDKLVDLVGEGFDIAIRSGNLTDSSLISRKITAYRRVLCASPKYIEVYGVPLDPTELGHHRCLRLNLERQVSDWGLTKGDNSHARLGTGMMCNSLEAIHSACVAGLGIAWLPEFLVDRDLNEGGLVPVLSEYSDPSAGGGVFILRPETSFLPHRVRLLVEHLAAGLRMN; from the coding sequence ATGCAAAAATCAGATCTGGAAATCCTGTTGGCTGTAGTCGACCATGGCAGCTTTTCAGCAGCCGCACGCGTGTTGGGATACACACCGTCAGCGGTGGGAAAACGTGTACATCTTCTTGAGCAACGCTTGCGGGTGCCCCTGCTTATCCGGTCGACGCGACGCATGTCCCTGACCGAGGCAGGGCAGCGCTATGTCGAGGAGGCTCGGGACATTCTGGCGCGCATGACGGCGTTGGAAGAAGACATTGCCGAAGATGAAAGCCAGCTGAGGGGCGTTATCAGGATGACCTGCTCGGCTGCTCTGGGACGATTGCGGGTGGTTCCATTGGTGAACGACTTCATGTCTCAGCATCCTGAGCTGGAGATAGAACTTCTTATATCGGACAAGCTTGTCGATCTGGTAGGCGAGGGGTTCGACATCGCGATCCGAAGTGGGAACTTGACGGACTCTTCCCTTATATCGCGGAAGATCACGGCGTATCGGCGGGTGTTATGCGCATCACCCAAGTATATTGAGGTGTATGGCGTCCCGCTGGATCCAACTGAGCTTGGACACCACAGGTGCCTGCGTCTGAATCTGGAAAGACAAGTTTCAGACTGGGGCCTGACCAAAGGGGATAACAGTCACGCCCGTCTTGGCACCGGTATGATGTGCAACAGCCTAGAAGCGATCCATTCAGCATGCGTTGCCGGGCTTGGAATCGCCTGGCTGCCCGAGTTCCTTGTCGATCGCGATCTGAATGAAGGTGGCCTGGTTCCGGTGCTTTCGGAATACTCCGATCCTAGCGCTGGCGGAGGTGTCTTTATATTGCGCCCGGAAACAAGCTTTTTGCCGCACAGGGTGCGCTTGCTGGTCGAGCATCTGGCCGCAGGTTTGAGGATGAATTAG
- the gyrB gene encoding DNA topoisomerase (ATP-hydrolyzing) subunit B, translating into MADDAQNGTDYGAESIKVLKGLEAVRKRPGMYIGDTDDGSGLHHMVYEVVDNGIDEALAGHADAVTVKIHADNSVSVYDNGRGIPVDIHKEEGVSAAEVIMTQLHAGGKFDSNSYKVSGGLHGVGVSVVNALSDWLELRVWRDGKEHVARFERGETAKHLEVVGDCGDRTGTEVRFLASTDTFSNLDYQFKTLENRLRELSFLNSGVRIIIEDERPAEKLHSELHYDGGVKEFVKYLDRSKTSLMEEPIFVTGEKDGIGVEVAMWWNDGYHENVLPFTNNIPQRDGGTHLAGFRGALTRTLNLYANSSGLAKKEKVNFTGDDAREGLTCVLSVKVPDPKFSSQTKDKLVSSEVRPAVEGLMNEKLQEWFDENPQIARMIVGKIVEAALAREAARKAREMTRKKSSLDVASLPGKLADCQEKDPAKRELFLVEGDSAGGSAKQGRSRHDQAVLPLRGKILNVERARFDRMLSSQEIGTLITALGTGIGRDEFNIEKLRYHKVIIMTDADVDGAHIRTLLLTFFFRQMPELIEGGYLYIAQPPLYKVARGKSEVYVKDQAGLEDYLINQGIDGTVLRLANGEEIAGPDLTRVVDGARNFKRILDAFPTHYPRNILEQAALAGAFDPGRADADLQRVADDVAARLDKVAVEYEQGWQGRITQDHGIRLARVLRGVEEIRTLDGAVLRSGEARRLSEVSQDTRDIYREHSHLSRKDREILIQGPIDLLSSILAEGEKGLTLQRYKGLGEMNPDQLWETTLDHEARTLLQVKVDDLAEADDIFTKLMGDVVEPRREFIQQNALSVENLDF; encoded by the coding sequence ATGGCTGATGACGCGCAGAACGGCACCGACTACGGCGCCGAATCCATCAAAGTTCTCAAAGGCTTGGAAGCGGTGCGCAAGCGCCCCGGCATGTATATCGGTGACACCGATGACGGGTCGGGCCTGCACCACATGGTTTACGAGGTCGTCGACAACGGTATCGACGAGGCTTTGGCAGGTCACGCTGACGCTGTGACCGTCAAGATTCATGCCGACAACTCGGTTTCTGTATATGACAACGGGCGCGGGATTCCCGTGGATATTCACAAGGAAGAAGGCGTGTCCGCAGCCGAGGTCATCATGACCCAGTTGCACGCCGGCGGTAAGTTCGACTCGAATTCGTACAAAGTGTCGGGCGGTCTGCACGGTGTGGGCGTTTCGGTTGTGAACGCGCTGTCCGATTGGCTTGAGTTGCGGGTTTGGCGCGATGGTAAAGAGCATGTCGCCCGGTTCGAGCGCGGCGAGACCGCGAAACATCTGGAAGTCGTCGGCGACTGCGGTGATCGCACCGGGACCGAGGTGCGGTTCTTGGCCTCGACCGACACGTTCTCGAACCTCGATTATCAGTTCAAGACACTGGAGAACCGTCTGCGCGAGTTGTCCTTCCTGAACTCGGGTGTGCGGATCATCATCGAAGATGAACGCCCCGCCGAGAAGCTGCATTCGGAATTGCACTACGACGGCGGCGTGAAAGAGTTCGTGAAATATCTCGACCGCTCGAAAACGTCTTTGATGGAAGAGCCGATCTTTGTCACCGGCGAAAAAGACGGCATCGGAGTCGAGGTCGCGATGTGGTGGAACGATGGCTACCACGAAAACGTGCTGCCCTTCACCAACAACATCCCGCAGCGCGATGGCGGTACCCACCTTGCGGGCTTCCGCGGCGCGCTGACACGGACACTGAACCTCTATGCCAACTCCTCGGGCTTGGCGAAGAAAGAGAAGGTGAACTTCACGGGCGACGATGCGCGCGAAGGACTGACTTGCGTGTTGTCCGTGAAAGTGCCGGATCCGAAGTTCAGCTCGCAGACCAAAGACAAGCTGGTGTCGTCCGAAGTGCGCCCGGCGGTCGAAGGTCTGATGAACGAAAAGCTGCAAGAGTGGTTTGACGAGAATCCACAGATTGCACGGATGATTGTTGGCAAGATCGTCGAGGCCGCCTTGGCCCGCGAAGCTGCCCGTAAAGCGCGTGAAATGACGCGTAAGAAATCCTCGCTTGATGTGGCGTCGCTGCCCGGAAAGCTGGCTGATTGTCAGGAAAAAGACCCGGCGAAACGTGAACTGTTCCTGGTCGAGGGTGACTCGGCTGGTGGGTCGGCCAAGCAGGGTCGCTCGCGTCACGATCAGGCGGTTCTGCCCCTGCGCGGGAAGATCCTGAACGTGGAACGTGCGCGGTTCGATCGGATGCTGTCCAGTCAGGAAATCGGCACGCTGATCACAGCGCTGGGTACCGGGATTGGTCGCGACGAGTTCAATATCGAAAAGCTGCGCTATCACAAGGTCATCATCATGACCGATGCTGATGTGGATGGCGCACATATTCGGACACTGCTTTTGACCTTCTTCTTCCGTCAGATGCCGGAACTGATCGAGGGCGGGTATCTTTATATTGCGCAACCACCGCTTTATAAAGTGGCGCGCGGCAAATCCGAGGTCTATGTGAAAGATCAGGCAGGTCTTGAGGATTACCTGATTAATCAGGGGATCGACGGGACTGTGCTGCGTTTGGCAAATGGCGAAGAAATCGCCGGTCCCGATCTGACCCGCGTGGTTGATGGTGCCCGGAATTTCAAACGCATTCTGGATGCATTCCCGACCCATTACCCGCGTAACATTCTGGAACAAGCCGCTCTTGCAGGTGCCTTTGATCCAGGCCGTGCGGATGCGGATCTGCAGCGCGTAGCGGACGATGTAGCGGCGCGTCTGGACAAGGTTGCAGTAGAATACGAACAAGGCTGGCAGGGTCGGATCACACAGGATCACGGCATCCGTCTGGCCCGCGTTCTGCGCGGGGTCGAGGAAATCCGTACGCTGGACGGCGCTGTTCTGCGCTCGGGCGAAGCACGGCGTTTGTCGGAAGTGTCACAAGATACCCGCGACATCTATCGCGAGCATTCGCACCTGTCGCGGAAGGATCGCGAGATCCTAATTCAGGGGCCGATTGACCTGTTGAGCTCTATTCTGGCTGAGGGCGAGAAAGGGCTGACGCTGCAGCGTTACAAGGGTCTGGGCGAAATGAACCCTGATCAGCTGTGGGAAACCACGCTGGATCACGAAGCCCGTACCCTGCTGCAGGTAAAGGTGGATGATTTGGCCGAAGCTGACGATATCTTCACCAAGCTGATGGGCGACGTGGTCGAGCCGCGCCGCGAGTTCATCCAGCAGAACGCCTTGTCGGTGGAAAACCTGGACTTCTGA
- a CDS encoding NADH:flavin oxidoreductase/NADH oxidase family protein, with translation MSTIANSSLFSPLTLPNGRVLKNRIIKSAMSDSLGDGRGNPTPAQMRLYERWAEGGLAASIIGEVQGDPLYPEKPGNLVLDNNADSAAFQDLARRGSVNGADLWLQLGHAGALSHLPISQPKGPSAMTFPDFRAEEMSLAEIQTVPESFARTARRASELGYSGVQIHAAHGFLLSQFLSPLFNRRTDTYGGSVQQRMRLLIETVETVRAAVPSDFTVATKLNATDQLDGGLSEDDALQVIAALEGKGVDLLDISGGTYFPGAPSSSERTTKGPYFLEFARAARAVSTFPLMATGGFKHRQEAEQAIASGDVDAVGVARGFVLDPDLPTTWQAGGDDPSFPRFDALPPGGMTAWFTMRMLDLGLDREAKVHRDLLAAINEYESRDDQRIKLWRERFRAA, from the coding sequence GTGTCGACCATTGCCAACTCCTCTCTATTCTCACCGCTTACGCTGCCGAACGGGCGCGTTCTGAAAAACCGGATCATCAAATCAGCCATGTCGGATTCGCTTGGGGATGGTCGGGGCAATCCGACGCCCGCGCAGATGCGCCTTTATGAACGTTGGGCCGAAGGCGGGCTTGCGGCGTCGATCATCGGCGAGGTACAGGGCGATCCACTTTATCCAGAGAAGCCAGGCAATCTGGTATTGGACAACAATGCAGATAGCGCAGCGTTCCAGGATCTCGCGCGACGCGGCTCGGTCAACGGGGCTGATCTGTGGCTGCAACTGGGCCATGCAGGTGCCTTGTCGCATCTTCCGATCAGCCAGCCCAAGGGTCCCAGCGCCATGACATTCCCTGACTTCCGCGCAGAAGAAATGTCTTTGGCCGAGATCCAAACCGTACCCGAAAGTTTCGCCAGAACTGCTCGGCGGGCATCGGAATTAGGATACAGCGGCGTGCAAATTCACGCGGCCCACGGCTTCCTTCTCAGCCAGTTTCTGTCTCCGCTATTCAATCGTCGAACAGATACCTACGGTGGCTCGGTCCAGCAAAGGATGCGGCTTCTGATCGAAACGGTCGAGACCGTTCGCGCGGCTGTTCCCAGCGACTTTACTGTGGCAACCAAACTGAACGCGACCGATCAACTGGATGGCGGACTGTCCGAAGATGACGCTCTTCAGGTTATTGCGGCACTTGAAGGCAAGGGTGTCGATTTGCTGGACATCAGCGGTGGCACCTATTTCCCCGGCGCACCTTCAAGCTCGGAACGAACGACCAAGGGACCATATTTCCTCGAATTCGCACGCGCGGCCCGTGCGGTGTCGACTTTCCCGCTTATGGCCACAGGTGGTTTCAAGCATCGTCAGGAAGCAGAACAGGCCATTGCGTCCGGCGATGTAGATGCCGTCGGGGTGGCCCGTGGATTCGTTCTTGATCCGGACTTACCAACAACGTGGCAAGCAGGTGGCGACGATCCCAGCTTCCCCCGATTTGACGCTTTGCCCCCCGGCGGAATGACCGCTTGGTTCACCATGCGAATGCTAGATCTTGGACTGGACAGGGAAGCGAAAGTTCATCGCGATCTACTTGCGGCAATCAACGAATATGAAAGCCGGGACGATCAACGCATCAAGCTTTGGCGCGAACGTTTTCGAGCGGCATAA